The genomic DNA GGAGAATGCCCTCGTCGGTGAAGATCGTCAGCTCAGAGGTGCCTCCCTCCACTCCCGCATCGAAGGCAATTCTCCCCGACTTCTGCGGGACGAGATAGACCTGCGGGTTGCGTCCAAAGCGCCAAGAGTTCTCGGCAATCGGCTCGGTGTAGCGCACGCGCTGATGGTCAAAGACAAACGAGTGAACGTCGTAGAGTTTGGGGCAAGCCTGCTGATCTGCCTGATGTCCCCTGTGGGAAGTGCCTTGGGCTTGACAAACCAGCTCTCGCCGGGGCCGTACCAGCGAAAGCCCCAGCGGTCGAGGAGGGTGTAGATAGCATTTTCGAGGCTATTGGGGGTCGTGTAGCGAATGTGCATCCTCCCCCGCCGACGCTCCACGTAGAACTCTTGCCCGGTTCGCCCTGCAAGCGGCACCTGCTCCAGCACCAGCTCACCCGCATCGTAGCCGACCAGAACATCTTGCAGATCGGTGACGGCCGCGCTGGGTGGCCCCTGGTAGCGAATGTGGTTCATCCTGCCAGTGTACCAACTCTACTGTGCTCCGACGACACGGTGTGGGACGTAGGGCTCTTCCAGGTAAGCGACCTCTTCCGAGGTCAGTGTCACAGCCAGTGCCCCTGCGGCGTCCTCCAGGTGGCTGAGCTTGGTCGCGCCGACAATCGGTGCAGTCACGGGCTCCTTTTGAAGCAACCATGCGAGCGCGATCTGGACACGGGACACCCTGCGCTTCTCGGCGAGCTCCGCCACCCGCGCCACAATCTGCTGGTCGGTCTGAGTAGTGGCATCGTACTTCCAGCGCTGGATCTGGTCGGTCTCGGCGCGCAGGCTTCCCTCAGTGGGTAGGTCTCGTGTCAGCCGTCCCGAGGCGAGCGGGCTGTAGGGAATCACCCCGATCTTTAGGTCGCGGCAGAGCGGCATCATCTCGCGCTCCTCTTCCCGGTAGATCAGGTTGAGGTGGTTCTGCATCGAGACAAAGCGTGCCCAGCCGTGCTTCTCCGCCACAAACTGCGCCTTCTGGAACTGCCAGGCAAACATCGCCGACGCCCCGATATAGCGCACCTTTCCCGCCCGCACGACATCGTTGAGCGCCTCCATCGTCTCCTCGATGGGAGTCTGGTAGTCCCAGCGGTGGATCTGGTAGAGGTCGACGTAGTCCGTCCCCAGGCGTGTCAGGCTCTTATCAATCTCGCTCAGGATCGCCTTGCGCGAGAGCCCCCCACCGTTGGGGCCGTCGGCCATCTTCCCCCAGACCTTGGTGGCCAAGACAATCTCGTCGCGCTTGGCGAAATCTTTCAGTGCGCGCCCCGTGATCTCCTCGCTCGCCCCGAGTGAGTAGATATTGGCCGTGTCGAAGAAGTTAACCCCCAGCTCCAGCGCTTTCTGGATCACCGGGCGGCTGTTCTCTTCGTTCAAGACCCATTTATGCGTCCAGCGCTCCGCGTCGCCAAATCCCATACACCCCAGGCAGAGGCGTGAGACATCCATCCCCGTGTTACCAAGTTTTGTATATTCCATGACTAGTTCTCTCTTCTGTAGTGCTCGTCGGTGACATGCTCCAGCCACTCCACCGCCTTACCATCGAGCCTCTCTTGAATCGCGATATGGGTCATCATAGTAGTCGCCGTGGCCCCGTGCCAGTGCTTCTCACCCGGCGCAAACCAGACCACATCCCCGAGCCGAATCTCCTCAATTGGGCCGCCTTCGCGCTGGGCGAGACCGCAGCCTGCGGTCACGATAAGCGTCTGCCCGAGGGGGTGGGTGTGCCACGCCGTCCGAGCGCCCGGCTCAAAGGTCACACTGGCACCGGCAACCCGTGCCGGCTCCGGTGCCGTAAAGAGCGGGTCCACCTGCACGACTCCTGTGAACCACTCGGCAGGCCCCCTGCCCGAGGGCTGTGAGCCACTTCGTTTGATTTCCATTACTTCTCTATACCCAAGAATAGCCCCCACTTTTTCCGCGACCTGTCAAAGGCGGGCCTAACCCTCCCTCGCAGGATCGGAGAGTTGCTTGGTCAGAACTCCTGCTTGGGAGAGTTGCCTCTCATTCTATGGGGTAATGGAAGTAGGTGAATAGGTCAATCCTCGGGAATGCTTGGTCAATCCTACGAAACTTCCGAAGAACGATCACAGAGAAAGAAGGTAGATGCTACACTGAGCAAAATGACCACAGAGCCGGATACACGTGCCTTGGAGAGCGTCTACCGGACGGAGCTCACCGCACGCATCGCCCGAGCCCTGCCCAACAACGGAGCCGTCACACCGCTGGAGGGCCTCTCGTTTTACCGAGCGTCGAGCACGCGAGGCCCGATCCATACCGTGACACTCCCCTCGCTGTGTGTCATTGCCCAAGGTGTCAAGGAAGTCTATCTGGGAGACAAAACGTACTGCTACGACCCCTACAGCTACCTCCTGACGACTGTCGAGCTTCCCGTTATCGGGCAGCTCACCGAGGCATCACCCGAGACACCCTATCTCGCACTGCGCCTCATCCTAGATCCGGCACTCATAGCCTCCGTGATGCTGGACGCCGGCCTGCCGGCGCCTCGCAGAGAAGGGGGGAGCCTGCGTGGTCTGGAGGTCAGCCCTCTGGGTACGGACCTGCTAGAAACGACGCTAAGGCTCGTCCGGCTCGCGGAGGCTCCACCTAGTGAGGCGCGAGTGTTGCTACCGTTGGTGACGCGTGAGATTGTCTTTCGCCTACTCCAGGGAGAGCAAAGTGCTAGACTCAGGCAAATCGCGGTCTTGGGGGGCCACGCCGAGCGCATCGCGCAAGCAATAGGGCTACTGCGGAAAGACTTTGACAAGCAGCTACGCATTGAGCAGTTGGCCAAAGAAATCGGGATGAGCCCCTCGGTGTTCCACGAGCACTTCAAAGCGGTCACGGCCCTCAGCCCGCTCCAGTTTCAGAAACATCTGAGGCTCCAAGAGGCGCGTCGCCTCATGCTCAGTGAGGATATCGACGCCGCCAGCGCGGGGCACCGAGTCGGCTATGAGGATCCCTCCCAGTTCAGCAAGGAGTATAAACGGCTCTTTGGCGACCCACCCCTGCGCGACATTGAACGGCTACGACAGAGTTTCCACAGTGCGAGTGCTGCTTAGCGAAAACCAGAAAAGCCAGAGCTGGAGTACTAAGACACCTTTTCCAGTCAGCCTCGTTTACGGCTCAGAAAAACCAATACGTCGATAAAAGCGATCCCGATAGGTGGCAGATATCGGAATCATCGCATTGCGAATTTTGATTCGGTCACGCTCAATAGACGTTATCCTGTTTCAGGATCGCCTCTGACATGGTGACGTTGTTCTCAATTGCTGATATTATTTCAGCATGTCGGGATTAACTTATACCAAAGCATGCGCCACCTCGGGAAGACTATTGGCCCTCACGGGATTGGAGCCCAGCGAGTTCAAGACTCTACTGCCTTACTTTCAGAGTGCCCTCGATGCATATCTGGAAAACCTCACCGTCGAGGGAGGGCAAGAGCTTTTCCGTCTACAAAAATGCCCTCCTGCCCACGTGGTGATCCTCCCAGGCGAAGCGTACAGAAGCTTAAAGCGAGTGTGGAAGCAGAAAACAGTCCCCTTTTTGTCGGGACGTTACGGAACGTCCCGTCCCCCGACCAACCGATGAGCAGCGTCGGTACCGTTTTCGCCGTATACTAACCCCATAGTCACGTAGGAAACTACGGATTCAAGCGATCTACTCCACCGGGAGTAAGGTCGCTTTTTTATTCAGGGCCAAATAGAATCAATGGTACAATAGAAGGCCATGAAGACTCCTCTATCGAGGCGGACCTTGCTTAGAGGCGCAGGAGTTGGGCTGGCGCTTCCGTTTCTTGAGAGCATGCAGCCGGCACTAGCACGGACGCAACCCACAAAGCCGCGCCGGATGCTAGCGATCTGCAACAACTTGGGGTTGCTCCCAGACTACTTCTTTCCCAAAACCACCGGGCGCGATTACGCATTGTCTCCCTATCTGGAGCTCCTGCAGGCGCACCGCAACCACTTCACGGTCTTTAGCGGTGTCTCCCACCCCAATGTGGACGGCGGCCACCCCGCCGATGTTTGTTTCCTCACCGCCGCACCCCATCCGGGTAGCAGCTCGTTTCGTAACACGATCTCTCTGGACCAGTTTGTCGCGGAGCGTATCGGCATCCAGACCCGGTTCCCATCACTGACCCTGGGAGTCAATACGCGCTCGCGGAGCCTCTCTTGGACCGGTACGGGAGTGGCGATCCCCCCCGAGGACAAGGCGGCAGAAGTCTTTAGGCAGCTCTTTCTGCAAGGCAATGCCGCCGAGGTTGCGGCACAGCTTCAGCGGCTCGATACGGGGCGTAGTATCTTGGATACCATCGCGGGGCAGGCCTCCGAGCTAGAGCGTACTGTCTCCGCCCACGACAAAGAGCGACTAGACCAGTACTTCACCAGTGTCCGCGATCTGGAGCACCGGCTCACCGTCTCACGCGGCTGGGAGAATAAACCCAAGCCCGTCATCAAAGCCCCCGTTCCTGTCGATCCAGGCTCTCCTGCGGCGTACATGGACAAGGTAAAAGTGATGTACGACCTCGCTCGCCTCGCCTTTGAGACCGACTCCACGCGTGCGATCACACTGATGCTAGAAGGGGTGAGCTCACCCGTGCTGGAGATTGCGGGAGTCAAGATCACCGATGGTTACCACAATCTCTCCCACCACGGGAAGTCCGAGAGCAAGCGTGCTCAGCTCAAGGCAATCGACGAGTGGCACATGAAGCTCCTCGCGGATCTCTTCACCAGCCTGGAAGCCACGAAGGAAGGCGACGAGTCCCTCTTGGATCGCACCATGGTGCTCTACGGCTCCAACTTCGGCGATGCCAACACCCATGTCACCACCAATATGCCCGTGATCCTGGCGGGAGGAGGGTTCAAGCACGGCCAGCACCTGGGCTTCAGTACGCAGCAAAACTACCCTCTACCCAATCTCTATGTCTCCCTGCTCCACCGCTTCGGCCTCGAAGCCGATCGCTTCGCCTCCTCCACCGGCACGATGCGTGGTCTGGAGCTCACCTAGATGGACACTCGTCTTTCTATTCTCCTGTCCACCATGCCCCTCACCCTTTCGGCACTTCCTCTGAGCCCCGCTCCGCAAGCGGCCAGAGGCGTGCAGGGACAGGCCTTTGTCCCTAAATACTGCGTCTCCTGCCACCCAAGCCCTGAGAAACTTGACCCCGTAAAGATGCACGATCGCGTCCAGGCAGGAGAGATGCCGCCCAAAGACGCATCCTTACGCCCCAGTCCCGCAGAGCGTAGCGCGTTTCTCAGCACACTGGCGATGTCGATCACCACGCAGGAGAAAGCGCAGGATGCTCGCCAGGGACGCGCGACTCAGCGGCGGCTCAATGCCTACGAGTACGAGAATGCACTCCGGGACCTCTTACACGCACCTTGGCTTCAGATCCGTGGGCAGTTCCCCGACGATGGCGAGGCGTTTCGGTTCAACAAAGTCGGTGAGGCCCTCGATGTCTCCCATGTCCACCTCGCACGCTACCTCACCGCCGCTGACTACGCTCTCCGCGAGGTGATCCGCGCACACGAGAAGCGCACGCAGCCCCAGACTCAGCGCTACTACGCCCGTGACCAGAAGACTCTCACGAACACGTTTACGCAGAACCCCTTCAATACCTCGCCCGATCGCCAGTGCTACCCCGTGCTGGGGAGTACCGCGCAGCCCGACGTGCGCAATCGACGTGCCCCGCTCACGGATCCCGCCACCCGCGAGCAAGAGGCGGTCGGCTGGGTCTCAAGCAACTATGTCACCGGCTTCACCTACCGCTGGGACCAGTTCAAAGCACCTGTCGCCGGACGCTACCGTGTTTCCTTCCGTGGCTACACGCTTTGGGCTGCCCCCGGTGGCACACAGCGGCGCTTCACCAGCGGGAGCGATAAAGTGGGGACGCCTGGCAAGCCCCGCCCCGATGTGCCTGATTACGACAAGCTCACGCCAGGGCGCACGGTGGAGCCCATCACGGTCTATACCCGAAATGGTACTCTCAACCGCAGGGTCGGTGCTTTTGACCTTACCCCAGAGCCAACTCGCCACGAGATTGGAGAGGTCTGGCTTGTCGGTGGAGAAACACTCGTCCCCGATGCCTCCCGTTTCTACCGGTCTCGTCCCCCCGCCTTTAAGAACCCCCTCATGACCAAGGACGGCTGTCCCAGTGTCGCGTTTCAATGGATGGAGGTAGAAGGCCCTCTCAACGACGAGAGCTCTGACGCGGGCTACCAGCTTCTCTTTGGTGGTGACCAGAATCCGGAGCGACTCCTGCGCCGCTTTCTGAGCGCAGCCTACCGCGGCCCGGTAGACGAGAGCGATCTCCAGCGCTTTTTCAAGCTCTACCAGGAGCGCCAGAGCGCGGGCCTCAGCACCCAAGAGGCACTTCTCGCCACCTACACCGCCGTGCTCGCATCGCCGCGCTTTCTCTTCCTACAGGAGAAACCTGGCCCCCTCGACGACAGGGCGCTCGCGACGCGTCTGGCACTCTTTCTTTGGAACTCCACACCCGATGCCACGCTCCGAGAACGTGCGACCCAGGGTACCCTCCATCGCCCCGACGTGCTCCGTGCGGAGACCGAGCGCCTGCTCAATGACCCCAAGGCCCACCGCTTCACTGAGGCGTTTCTGGATTACTGGCTGGACCTGCGCAAGATAGAGGACTCCACTCCGTCAACCACGCTCTACAACGACTACTATCTCGATGATGCGTTAGTGGAGGCCGCGATGCTGGAGTCACACCTCACGTTTGAGGAGCTCGTGCGCCAGAACCTGCCCGCCCGCAACGTGGTCGATGCAAACTTTA from Armatimonas rosea includes the following:
- a CDS encoding AraC family transcriptional regulator translates to MTTEPDTRALESVYRTELTARIARALPNNGAVTPLEGLSFYRASSTRGPIHTVTLPSLCVIAQGVKEVYLGDKTYCYDPYSYLLTTVELPVIGQLTEASPETPYLALRLILDPALIASVMLDAGLPAPRREGGSLRGLEVSPLGTDLLETTLRLVRLAEAPPSEARVLLPLVTREIVFRLLQGEQSARLRQIAVLGGHAERIAQAIGLLRKDFDKQLRIEQLAKEIGMSPSVFHEHFKAVTALSPLQFQKHLRLQEARRLMLSEDIDAASAGHRVGYEDPSQFSKEYKRLFGDPPLRDIERLRQSFHSASAA
- a CDS encoding aldo/keto reductase, with product MEYTKLGNTGMDVSRLCLGCMGFGDAERWTHKWVLNEENSRPVIQKALELGVNFFDTANIYSLGASEEITGRALKDFAKRDEIVLATKVWGKMADGPNGGGLSRKAILSEIDKSLTRLGTDYVDLYQIHRWDYQTPIEETMEALNDVVRAGKVRYIGASAMFAWQFQKAQFVAEKHGWARFVSMQNHLNLIYREEEREMMPLCRDLKIGVIPYSPLASGRLTRDLPTEGSLRAETDQIQRWKYDATTQTDQQIVARVAELAEKRRVSRVQIALAWLLQKEPVTAPIVGATKLSHLEDAAGALAVTLTSEEVAYLEEPYVPHRVVGAQ
- a CDS encoding (R)-mandelonitrile lyase, yielding MEIKRSGSQPSGRGPAEWFTGVVQVDPLFTAPEPARVAGASVTFEPGARTAWHTHPLGQTLIVTAGCGLAQREGGPIEEIRLGDVVWFAPGEKHWHGATATTMMTHIAIQERLDGKAVEWLEHVTDEHYRREN
- a CDS encoding DUF1552 domain-containing protein — encoded protein: MKTPLSRRTLLRGAGVGLALPFLESMQPALARTQPTKPRRMLAICNNLGLLPDYFFPKTTGRDYALSPYLELLQAHRNHFTVFSGVSHPNVDGGHPADVCFLTAAPHPGSSSFRNTISLDQFVAERIGIQTRFPSLTLGVNTRSRSLSWTGTGVAIPPEDKAAEVFRQLFLQGNAAEVAAQLQRLDTGRSILDTIAGQASELERTVSAHDKERLDQYFTSVRDLEHRLTVSRGWENKPKPVIKAPVPVDPGSPAAYMDKVKVMYDLARLAFETDSTRAITLMLEGVSSPVLEIAGVKITDGYHNLSHHGKSESKRAQLKAIDEWHMKLLADLFTSLEATKEGDESLLDRTMVLYGSNFGDANTHVTTNMPVILAGGGFKHGQHLGFSTQQNYPLPNLYVSLLHRFGLEADRFASSTGTMRGLELT
- a CDS encoding DUF1592 domain-containing protein — translated: MHDRVQAGEMPPKDASLRPSPAERSAFLSTLAMSITTQEKAQDARQGRATQRRLNAYEYENALRDLLHAPWLQIRGQFPDDGEAFRFNKVGEALDVSHVHLARYLTAADYALREVIRAHEKRTQPQTQRYYARDQKTLTNTFTQNPFNTSPDRQCYPVLGSTAQPDVRNRRAPLTDPATREQEAVGWVSSNYVTGFTYRWDQFKAPVAGRYRVSFRGYTLWAAPGGTQRRFTSGSDKVGTPGKPRPDVPDYDKLTPGRTVEPITVYTRNGTLNRRVGAFDLTPEPTRHEIGEVWLVGGETLVPDASRFYRSRPPAFKNPLMTKDGCPSVAFQWMEVEGPLNDESSDAGYQLLFGGDQNPERLLRRFLSAAYRGPVDESDLQRFFKLYQERQSAGLSTQEALLATYTAVLASPRFLFLQEKPGPLDDRALATRLALFLWNSTPDATLRERATQGTLHRPDVLRAETERLLNDPKAHRFTEAFLDYWLDLRKIEDSTPSTTLYNDYYLDDALVEAAMLESHLTFEELVRQNLPARNVVDANFIFTNERLATHYGLPEVKGVAMRRVTLPPNSPRGGFLTQASVLKVTANGTTTSPVLRGKWVMERILGYEVPPPPPVPAVEPDIRGAVTIRQQLDKHRADPSCASCHSKIDPPGFALESFDVMGAWRERYRGIDETKPPEKGIGKNGQAFAFHQGLPVDCSGKLSSGTPFTDVRDLKHLLAQDESPLARNLAKQLVIYATGAPIRFSDRAALEKVLTETKPSHYGVRSLLHAVVQSELFRQK